From Halobacillus sp. Marseille-Q1614, the proteins below share one genomic window:
- a CDS encoding sodium:solute symporter family protein, giving the protein MNLSILIPLFITYIAVMSYLAYYGCKKTVTKEDYLVGGRNTNSIIMALSYGATFISTSAMVGFGGISSVYGMGLLWLAFLNIVLGIFVAFAVFGKRIRRMSLKIKAATFPTFLGKHYDSKFITIFAGAMIFIFMPAYTSIVLIGGGRFLQESLAMNFNAALVLLALIVAVYVVTGGIKAVMYTDAFGAVIMLAGMAVFLFVTYQAVGGLFNGHQALNALTSMVPEDLTADGHNGWMSMPDFGSPMWWTLVSTMILGVGIGVLAQPQLAMRSMTVSSDRSLYRSVIVGGIFIFFMAGASYIIGPLSNVYFMETTGQLAIQAAEGNTDLVIPRLISDLMPEWFVYLFTLTLISATLSTVSSLIHVQASAFGEDILRTLGVKSVFGVSPNRLGVIVGVILAVVLAYLLPGGIIAQATAFWFGICAAGFLPALTGALFWKGATKQGASASIITGFVISVFGFLFLKSSQSTAFGLSQALFGSDFLLPYPWTHIDPLIYSLPLSTIVFVGISLMTREKQKTEWEKEEVNAVQ; this is encoded by the coding sequence ATGAATTTATCCATCCTGATTCCACTGTTCATCACCTATATAGCCGTCATGTCATATCTCGCTTATTATGGCTGCAAGAAGACGGTTACGAAAGAAGATTATCTTGTTGGCGGCCGAAACACCAACTCGATTATTATGGCACTTTCTTATGGCGCTACTTTTATCAGCACCTCAGCCATGGTTGGTTTTGGCGGCATATCTTCCGTCTACGGGATGGGACTTTTATGGCTTGCTTTTTTAAACATTGTTTTAGGGATTTTTGTAGCGTTTGCCGTCTTTGGAAAAAGAATTCGCCGGATGTCCCTGAAGATAAAGGCTGCGACATTTCCGACTTTCTTAGGGAAGCACTATGATTCGAAATTTATAACGATCTTTGCCGGTGCGATGATTTTCATCTTTATGCCAGCGTATACGAGTATTGTTCTGATCGGCGGGGGAAGATTCCTGCAGGAGTCACTCGCCATGAATTTTAATGCCGCTCTTGTCCTGCTTGCATTGATCGTAGCGGTTTATGTAGTAACAGGCGGAATCAAAGCAGTAATGTACACAGATGCATTTGGTGCTGTGATCATGCTTGCTGGAATGGCTGTTTTTTTATTCGTCACATATCAAGCAGTCGGCGGACTGTTTAATGGGCACCAGGCATTGAATGCGTTAACGAGCATGGTGCCGGAAGACTTGACAGCTGACGGACACAACGGATGGATGAGCATGCCGGATTTTGGTTCACCGATGTGGTGGACACTTGTCAGTACGATGATATTGGGGGTCGGAATCGGAGTGCTGGCCCAGCCCCAGCTTGCGATGAGAAGCATGACGGTATCGAGTGACCGATCTCTTTACCGTTCAGTAATTGTTGGTGGTATTTTTATCTTCTTCATGGCTGGTGCGTCTTACATTATCGGCCCGTTGAGTAATGTATACTTCATGGAAACTACCGGACAGCTTGCTATTCAAGCCGCAGAAGGAAACACTGATCTCGTTATTCCAAGGTTGATCAGTGACTTAATGCCTGAATGGTTTGTTTACTTATTTACACTGACCCTTATATCAGCGACATTATCCACTGTAAGCTCACTCATTCATGTTCAGGCTTCGGCATTTGGTGAGGATATCCTCAGGACGCTTGGTGTGAAATCAGTGTTTGGAGTCAGCCCAAACCGCCTCGGCGTTATTGTTGGTGTTATTCTCGCTGTAGTTTTGGCTTACTTGCTGCCGGGAGGAATTATCGCCCAGGCGACAGCCTTCTGGTTCGGCATTTGTGCCGCAGGATTTTTGCCGGCATTAACAGGGGCATTATTCTGGAAAGGGGCTACAAAGCAAGGGGCTTCTGCCAGTATAATTACCGGATTTGTCATCAGTGTGTTCGGGTTTTTATTTTTAAAAAGCTCTCAGTCTACGGCATTCGGTCTCTCACAAGCCTTGTTTGGCAGCGACTTTTTACTTCCATATCCGTGGACACATATCGACCCACTGATCTATTCCCTGCCGCTTTCTACAATTGTTTTTGTAGGGATTAGTTTAATGACGCGTGAAAAGCAGAAAACCGAGTGGGAGAAAGAAGAAGTCAACGCTGTTCAATAA